Proteins encoded by one window of Dendropsophus ebraccatus isolate aDenEbr1 chromosome 4, aDenEbr1.pat, whole genome shotgun sequence:
- the LOC138789342 gene encoding uncharacterized protein → MSEDMASYCKSVAQIIAIIGICLMIVQSVCCQLKCCGRSEFYFRKRYEKDVLREIEEALHCKEQEKRKEVLNGIVRHYEDRINVTDTKWLITSEEIIDEEKDRIKNIFKNIQIITSPPSGGQTSPPSGRQISPSLEGPTRSPPEVSKSPPTEVLRSPPPDRPTSLPPEVSKSPPPEVPTSPPPDGPTSLPLGGLTSPSPEGPTSSPPEVSKSPPPEVPKSPPPDGPTSLPLGGLTSPSPEGPTSSPLEEPLEEKTSDSTPLLCDQEVGAEGNPTQKA, encoded by the exons ATGAGTGAGGATATGGCATCATATTGCAAGTCAGTAGCTCAG ATAATAGCAATTATTGGCATATGCCTGATGATTGTGCAGTCAGTCTGCTGTCAATTAAAGTGCTGTGGGAGGTCAGAATTTTACTTTCGGAAGAGGTATGAGAAAGATGTGTTACGGGAAATTGAAGAAGCTTTGCACTGCAAAGAACAAGAAAAGAGAAAAGAAGTACTTAATGGCATTGTCAGACACTACGAAGACCGAATTAACGTGACTGACACCAAATGGCTTATAACATCAGAAGAAATCATAGACGAAGAGAAAGATAGAATAAAGAACATATtcaaaaatatacaaataatCACTAGCCCACCATCAGGAGGACAGACAAGCCCACCATCAGGAAGACAGATAAGCCCATCACTAGAAGGACCAACACGTTCACCACCAGAGGTATCAAAAAGCCCTCCAACAGAAGTACTAAGAAGCCCACCACCAGACAGACCGACAAGTTTACCACCAGAGGTATCAAAAAGCCCTCCACCAGAAGTACCAACAAGCCCACCACCAGACGGACCGACAAGCCTGCCATTAGGTGGACTCACAAGCCCATCACCAGAAGGACCGACAAGTTCACCACCAGAGGTATCAAAAAGCCCTCCACCAGAAGTACCAAAAAGCCCACCACCAGACGGACCGACAAGCCTGCCATTAGGTGGACTCACAAGCCCATCACCAGAAGGACCGACAAGTTCACCACTAGAG GAACCATTGGAAGAGAAGACCAGTGATTCAACTCCGCTGCTCTGTGATCAAGAGGTGGGAGCTGAAGGGAACCCGACCCAAAAGGCCTGA